In the genome of Rhizobium rhizogenes, one region contains:
- a CDS encoding potassium transporter Kup encodes MSQIVDKDVAEKPDADDKHQNKGLYAAILGSIGVVYGDIGTSPLYAFREALRPIAYDGVTREEVIGLTSLMIWALTIIVTFKYITLLLRADNDGEGGTLSLLALLMKTAGTHRSVLIVLGLIGAALFLGDAMITPALSVLSAVEGLKLVTPAMDDFVIPISVGILIGLFAIQSHGTGTVAKFFGPITAVWFIVMGLAGLIHIADDFGILFAFNPWHAVEFLASEGFHGFIVLGAVFLTITGAEALYADLGHFGRRPIQWAWFCLVFPALTLNYLGQGALVLKDPAAMSNPFYLMFPQWAILPAVILATAATIIASQAVITGAFSLVRQAIHLGYLPRMEILFTSETNTGQIYLPAVNTILLFGVVALVFTFKSSDALATAYGISVTGAMVVTSLMFFEFVRKRWQWSVWLAIAVLAPLLLLELIFLGANLLKIHDGGYVPVLLAIAFTIIMTTWQRGSKILFAKTRRTDVPLKAFVASVEKESAHAPVRVPGTAIFLTGDPETAPAALLHNLKHNHVLHDKNVILTIRTEDQPRVHPEERYTLTKMSDRFAVVELHFGFMETQNVTQALGYLRRTGYKFDIMSTSFYLGRRKLVPDPKSGMPGWQNRLFIALAETAADPSDYFRLPANRVVELGSHVVV; translated from the coding sequence ATGTCTCAAATCGTCGACAAGGACGTTGCCGAGAAACCGGATGCGGATGACAAGCATCAGAACAAGGGGCTTTATGCCGCGATTCTTGGTTCCATCGGCGTGGTCTATGGCGATATCGGCACCAGCCCGCTTTATGCCTTCCGCGAGGCCCTGCGGCCGATCGCCTATGATGGCGTGACGCGCGAGGAGGTCATCGGCCTGACATCCCTGATGATCTGGGCTTTGACGATCATCGTGACGTTCAAATACATCACCCTTCTGCTGCGGGCCGACAATGACGGCGAGGGCGGAACGCTCTCGCTGCTCGCGCTGCTGATGAAGACGGCGGGCACCCACCGCAGCGTTCTCATCGTCCTTGGTCTCATCGGCGCCGCGCTGTTCCTCGGCGATGCGATGATCACGCCGGCACTGTCGGTGCTGTCGGCGGTCGAAGGGCTGAAACTCGTCACGCCCGCCATGGACGACTTCGTGATTCCCATATCGGTCGGCATTCTCATCGGCCTCTTCGCCATCCAGTCGCATGGCACGGGCACGGTGGCGAAATTCTTCGGGCCGATCACCGCGGTCTGGTTCATCGTCATGGGGCTTGCCGGCCTCATCCACATCGCCGATGACTTCGGCATTCTTTTCGCCTTCAATCCCTGGCACGCGGTGGAATTCCTGGCCAGTGAAGGGTTTCACGGCTTTATTGTGCTCGGTGCGGTTTTCCTGACGATCACGGGCGCGGAAGCGCTTTATGCCGATCTCGGGCATTTCGGTCGCCGTCCCATCCAGTGGGCGTGGTTCTGCCTGGTCTTCCCGGCTTTGACGCTGAATTATCTGGGGCAGGGCGCGCTGGTGCTGAAAGACCCGGCGGCCATGTCCAATCCCTTCTACCTCATGTTCCCGCAATGGGCGATCCTGCCGGCTGTCATCCTGGCCACCGCCGCCACCATCATCGCCAGCCAGGCGGTGATAACAGGCGCGTTCTCGCTCGTGCGCCAGGCGATCCACCTCGGATACCTGCCGCGCATGGAAATCCTCTTCACGTCTGAAACCAATACCGGGCAGATCTATCTGCCGGCCGTCAACACCATCCTGCTGTTCGGTGTCGTCGCGCTGGTCTTCACCTTCAAGAGTTCGGATGCGCTGGCCACCGCCTATGGCATTTCCGTCACCGGCGCGATGGTCGTCACCAGCCTGATGTTCTTCGAATTCGTGCGCAAGCGCTGGCAATGGTCGGTCTGGCTGGCAATTGCCGTGCTGGCGCCGCTTCTGCTGCTGGAACTGATCTTCCTCGGCGCGAACCTCCTGAAGATTCACGACGGCGGCTACGTGCCGGTGCTTCTGGCGATTGCCTTCACCATCATCATGACCACCTGGCAGCGCGGTTCGAAGATCCTTTTCGCCAAGACCCGCCGCACCGATGTGCCGCTGAAGGCTTTCGTCGCCTCAGTGGAAAAGGAAAGCGCCCATGCGCCGGTGCGTGTGCCCGGCACGGCGATCTTCCTCACCGGCGATCCGGAGACGGCGCCGGCGGCGCTGCTGCACAATCTCAAGCATAACCACGTCCTTCACGACAAGAACGTCATTCTGACCATCCGCACCGAGGACCAGCCGCGCGTTCACCCGGAAGAGCGTTATACGCTGACGAAGATGAGCGACCGCTTTGCCGTGGTCGAGCTGCATTTCGGCTTCATGGAAACCCAGAATGTCACCCAGGCGCTGGGCTATCTGAGACGCACCGGCTACAAGTTCGACATCATGTCGACCTCGTTTTATCTCGGCCGCCGCAAGCTGGTGCCGGATCCGAAGTCCGGTATGCCGGGCTGGCAGAACCGCCTGTTCATCGCGCTCGCCGAAACCGCCGCCGATCCCTCGGATTATTTCCGCCTTCCGGCCAACCGGGTGGTGGAACTGGGCTCGCACGTCGTCGTCTGA
- a CDS encoding LuxR family transcriptional regulator, with the protein MQKTETAAVQAIGVDCVREIAGLNTQFDIFRFLKRLTEAWEFRAFMVLDLSSEMASELSQYTIITSWPAELLQRYDEEGMLQNSRVMAQLKKSTVPFSVSMDFLARGDEHIARKTVIGLFERFEMINSVWFPVHDITTTRGAVSFSGNKTLLPANRLAELLYISSHVFARLSEIRRLDLRVPETLSEREIDCLNWTAAGKTSAEIAEIMMLSEHTINHYLNRATKKLDTVNRTQAVAKALRVGLIK; encoded by the coding sequence ATGCAGAAAACAGAGACGGCCGCCGTTCAGGCGATTGGTGTTGATTGCGTTCGCGAGATCGCCGGTCTGAACACGCAATTCGACATATTCCGGTTCTTGAAACGGCTGACGGAGGCCTGGGAATTCAGGGCTTTCATGGTGCTGGACCTGTCATCCGAAATGGCCAGCGAACTGTCGCAATATACCATCATCACCAGTTGGCCGGCCGAGCTTCTGCAGCGTTACGACGAGGAGGGGATGTTGCAGAACAGCCGGGTCATGGCCCAGCTGAAAAAATCGACCGTGCCCTTTTCCGTTTCCATGGATTTTCTGGCCAGAGGCGACGAGCACATCGCCAGGAAAACGGTGATCGGCCTGTTCGAGCGGTTCGAAATGATCAATTCGGTGTGGTTTCCCGTTCACGACATCACCACGACGCGGGGCGCGGTATCCTTTTCCGGCAACAAGACGCTTCTGCCGGCGAACCGCCTGGCGGAGCTTCTCTATATTTCCAGCCACGTCTTTGCCCGGCTGTCTGAAATCCGCCGGCTGGATCTCAGGGTTCCCGAAACCCTGAGCGAACGGGAGATCGATTGTCTGAACTGGACGGCGGCCGGCAAGACCAGCGCCGAGATCGCCGAAATCATGATGCTGTCGGAGCATACCATCAATCATTACCTGAACCGTGCGACGAAAAAACTCGATACGGTCAACCGCACCCAGGCTGTCGCCAAGGCGCTGCGGGTCGGTCTGATAAAATAG
- a CDS encoding Mrp/NBP35 family ATP-binding protein, which translates to MAEVSKNQVEKALEAVIYPGSGKSIVALGMVSEIFIADAKAYFSITVPADKAQEMEPLRLSAEQAAKGVPGMVGAVVALTADRKPGQQQPARPAAATGRPAAQPRSSKVGVPGVGAIIAVASGKGGVGKSTTSVNLALGLQALGLKVGMLDADIYGPSLPRLLKISGRPQQQEDRIILPMENYGLKVMSMGFLVDEEAAMIWRGPMVQSALMQMLREVAWGELDVLVLDMPPGTGDAQLTIAQQVPLAGAVIVSTPQDLALIDARKGITMFRKVEVPLLGVIENMSYFIAPDTGARYDIFGHGGAKAEAERIGVPFLGEVPLTISIREMSDAGTPVVAAEPDGPQAAIYRDIAEKVWARIGAGERKAAPKIVFE; encoded by the coding sequence ATGGCAGAAGTCAGCAAGAACCAGGTGGAAAAGGCTTTGGAAGCCGTCATCTATCCCGGCAGCGGCAAAAGCATCGTGGCGCTCGGCATGGTCTCGGAAATCTTCATCGCCGATGCGAAGGCTTATTTCTCGATCACCGTACCTGCGGACAAGGCGCAGGAGATGGAGCCTTTGCGGCTTTCCGCCGAACAGGCGGCAAAGGGCGTTCCGGGCATGGTCGGCGCGGTGGTGGCGCTGACGGCGGATCGCAAGCCGGGCCAGCAGCAGCCTGCCCGTCCCGCCGCCGCAACCGGTCGACCGGCCGCGCAGCCGCGCTCTTCCAAGGTGGGCGTGCCGGGTGTCGGCGCCATCATCGCCGTCGCTTCGGGCAAGGGCGGGGTCGGCAAATCGACGACATCAGTCAATCTGGCGCTCGGTCTTCAGGCGCTCGGCCTCAAGGTCGGTATGCTCGATGCCGATATTTACGGTCCGTCGCTGCCGCGGCTCCTGAAGATTTCGGGCCGCCCGCAGCAGCAGGAAGACCGCATCATCCTTCCCATGGAAAATTATGGCCTGAAGGTCATGTCCATGGGCTTCCTGGTGGATGAGGAGGCGGCAATGATCTGGCGCGGACCGATGGTGCAGTCCGCCCTGATGCAGATGCTGCGCGAAGTGGCCTGGGGCGAACTGGATGTGCTGGTGCTGGACATGCCGCCCGGCACGGGTGACGCGCAGCTGACCATCGCCCAGCAGGTGCCGCTTGCCGGCGCCGTCATCGTCTCCACGCCGCAGGACCTGGCGCTGATCGATGCGCGCAAGGGCATCACCATGTTCCGCAAGGTGGAAGTGCCGCTGCTCGGCGTCATCGAGAACATGAGCTATTTCATCGCGCCGGACACCGGTGCGCGTTACGATATTTTCGGCCATGGCGGCGCGAAGGCCGAAGCCGAAAGGATCGGCGTGCCGTTCCTCGGCGAGGTGCCGCTCACCATTTCCATCCGTGAAATGTCGGATGCCGGAACGCCTGTCGTCGCCGCCGAGCCGGATGGCCCGCAGGCGGCGATCTATCGCGATATCGCCGAAAAAGTCTGGGCGCGCATCGGCGCGGGCGAGAGAAAAGCCGCACCGAAGATTGTTTTCGAATAA
- a CDS encoding SDR family NAD(P)-dependent oxidoreductase, with product MDETKPMTQALFPDLKDAGVLITGGGSGIGASLVEAFAMQGAKVAFIDIAEEPSTALVRRLAGLAPHPVHFFRTDLRDIAAIASTVDAAASATGGIKVLVNNAAWDDRHDIDTVTEAYWDANQAINLKQMFFTVQAALPHLRQANNASIVNFSSISFLLNMGELPSYAAAKAGIIGLTKSLAGRLGPDNIRVNTLLPGMIVTERQKELWLTDEGIAATMARQCLKRTLVAADLAGPSLFLASSASGAITAQSIIVDGGLL from the coding sequence ATGGATGAGACGAAACCGATGACTCAAGCCCTCTTTCCAGACCTCAAGGATGCGGGCGTGCTCATAACGGGCGGCGGTTCCGGCATCGGGGCATCGCTGGTGGAAGCCTTTGCAATGCAGGGGGCGAAGGTTGCCTTCATCGACATCGCCGAGGAGCCGAGCACGGCACTTGTCCGGCGGCTTGCCGGGCTCGCACCGCATCCGGTGCATTTCTTCAGGACCGACCTGCGCGACATCGCCGCGATCGCAAGCACAGTGGATGCGGCTGCCTCCGCCACCGGCGGCATCAAGGTGCTGGTCAACAACGCCGCGTGGGACGACCGCCACGATATCGATACCGTGACGGAAGCCTATTGGGACGCCAATCAGGCGATCAATCTCAAGCAGATGTTCTTCACGGTTCAGGCCGCGCTGCCCCATCTGCGGCAGGCAAATAATGCATCCATCGTCAATTTTTCGTCCATCTCGTTCCTGCTGAACATGGGTGAACTGCCGTCCTATGCGGCGGCCAAGGCCGGCATTATCGGCCTGACGAAAAGCCTTGCCGGCAGGCTGGGACCGGACAATATCCGCGTCAACACGCTGCTGCCCGGCATGATCGTGACGGAGCGGCAGAAGGAACTGTGGCTGACGGACGAGGGTATTGCCGCCACCATGGCACGGCAATGTCTCAAGCGCACGCTCGTCGCCGCCGATCTGGCGGGCCCGAGCCTGTTTCTCGCATCATCGGCATCGGGCGCCATCACGGCGCAATCCATAATCGTAGACGGAGGCCTCCTATAA
- a CDS encoding magnesium transporter CorA family protein, whose translation MIKAYRANCEAISLSPDDGSEQIPDDIVWVDIVNPDRAEEQHVEKLLGLDLPTREDLKDIEPSSRLYMEDGNVFMTASLVWKADSDDPRLTDVAFILAGRRLVTIRYAEPKSFHLFIAAITRVPHEMRSGAALLLKLLETIVDRTAEILENSVTGIDNLAADILGSQARSKRKAPRYLEDRLSNIAAYHRLISKVRVSLASLARLQTFLSTSDQVREDKGAREQGKSIGRDIQSLNEHASFVSGNLTFLLDASLGIINIEQNSIIKIFSIASVVFLPPTLVASVYGMNFQLMPELNWTFGYPLALIVMLMSAIIPFLFFRWKGWL comes from the coding sequence TTGATAAAAGCCTATCGCGCCAATTGCGAGGCGATCAGCCTGTCGCCTGACGACGGCTCCGAACAGATTCCCGACGACATCGTCTGGGTCGACATCGTCAATCCGGACAGGGCGGAAGAGCAGCATGTGGAAAAGCTGCTGGGGCTCGATCTGCCCACCCGCGAGGATCTGAAGGATATCGAACCCTCCAGCCGGCTTTACATGGAAGACGGCAATGTCTTCATGACCGCTTCCCTGGTCTGGAAAGCGGATTCGGACGATCCGCGCCTCACCGATGTCGCCTTCATTCTCGCCGGCAGGCGCCTCGTGACGATCCGTTATGCCGAGCCGAAATCCTTCCATCTCTTCATCGCCGCCATCACCCGCGTGCCGCACGAAATGCGCAGCGGCGCGGCGCTGCTTCTGAAGCTGCTTGAAACCATCGTTGACCGCACGGCGGAGATTCTCGAAAATTCGGTCACGGGGATCGACAATCTCGCCGCCGACATTCTCGGCAGCCAGGCCCGCTCCAAACGCAAGGCGCCGCGTTATCTCGAAGACCGCCTGAGCAACATCGCCGCCTATCACCGGCTGATCTCCAAGGTCCGCGTGAGCCTTGCATCCCTGGCGCGCCTTCAGACCTTTCTGTCCACCAGCGATCAGGTTCGCGAGGACAAGGGCGCGCGCGAGCAGGGCAAATCGATCGGGCGCGATATTCAGTCGCTGAACGAACATGCCTCCTTCGTTTCCGGCAATCTGACCTTTCTGCTGGATGCCTCGCTCGGCATCATCAATATCGAGCAGAACAGCATCATCAAGATTTTCTCCATCGCTTCGGTGGTGTTCCTGCCGCCGACGCTGGTGGCCTCGGTTTATGGAATGAACTTTCAGCTCATGCCGGAGTTGAACTGGACATTTGGTTATCCACTCGCGCTCATCGTCATGCTGATGTCCGCCATCATTCCGTTTCTCTTTTTTCGTTGGAAGGGCTGGCTCTGA
- a CDS encoding 2-dehydro-3-deoxy-6-phosphogalactonate aldolase translates to MRIPFPSIKYPLIAILRGLKPEETEGVVGALIETGFRAIEIPLNSPDPFRSIEIAAKMAPADCLIGAGTVLSVEDVASLDAAGGKLMVSPNADADVIVAARVKGMVTMPGVLTPTEALVAAKAGATGLKFFPASIIGPSGINAIRTILPKDLVIAAVGGVSDRNFAEYTSAGITAFGLGTSLYKPGMTAAEVRERATVTLAAYDAAIGG, encoded by the coding sequence ATGCGTATTCCCTTCCCTTCCATCAAATATCCGCTGATCGCCATCCTGCGCGGTCTCAAACCCGAGGAAACCGAAGGCGTGGTCGGCGCGCTGATCGAAACCGGCTTCCGCGCCATCGAAATCCCGCTCAATTCGCCAGATCCGTTCCGCTCCATCGAGATCGCCGCGAAGATGGCCCCGGCCGATTGCCTGATCGGCGCCGGCACCGTGCTGAGCGTGGAAGACGTCGCATCGCTGGATGCGGCCGGCGGTAAGCTGATGGTGAGCCCCAATGCCGACGCCGATGTGATCGTTGCCGCGCGCGTCAAGGGCATGGTGACGATGCCGGGCGTTCTCACCCCCACCGAAGCGCTGGTGGCCGCAAAGGCCGGAGCCACAGGGCTGAAATTCTTCCCCGCCAGCATCATCGGCCCTTCCGGCATCAATGCGATCAGGACGATCCTGCCGAAGGATCTGGTCATCGCCGCGGTCGGTGGCGTCTCGGATCGGAATTTCGCCGAATATACCTCGGCCGGCATCACCGCTTTCGGCCTTGGAACCAGCCTCTACAAGCCCGGCATGACGGCGGCGGAGGTGCGCGAGCGCGCCACCGTCACGCTCGCGGCCTATGACGCAGCCATCGGAGGATAA
- a CDS encoding IclR family transcriptional regulator has protein sequence MSRQMTVDVAMPGSKMPNDQKHDPVPGRVRKAEMETGTLGKAVSLLELVAFAEKPMRFTDVVEACGQPRGTVHRQLAHLLAEGLIDHAPDQTYVVGLRLLQLAAKAWSGNDLRSVAAPHLAALQDATQESVHLAVLNGGQVTYLDKIEGRHTLRMHSQVGKSSPVYCTGVGKAALSLLPADDLAELAAGLDFHRFTDNTIVTPEALVKDVAAIRMNGYGFDLQEHEIGIHCVAAPVHAPGRNFHAAISVTGPAYRVDAEQLRKWAPQVRETADRISAELACRLSPVADG, from the coding sequence ATGTCAAGGCAGATGACGGTGGATGTTGCCATGCCCGGTAGTAAAATGCCCAATGATCAAAAACATGATCCCGTTCCCGGCCGTGTGCGAAAAGCGGAAATGGAGACGGGGACGCTCGGAAAGGCCGTCTCGCTTCTGGAGCTTGTCGCCTTTGCCGAAAAACCGATGCGCTTTACCGATGTGGTCGAGGCCTGCGGCCAGCCGCGTGGCACGGTTCACCGCCAGCTCGCCCATCTCCTCGCCGAAGGCCTGATCGACCATGCCCCCGACCAGACCTATGTCGTGGGCCTGAGGCTGTTGCAACTTGCCGCAAAGGCCTGGAGCGGCAATGATCTGCGCAGCGTCGCCGCGCCGCATCTGGCGGCGCTGCAGGATGCGACGCAGGAATCCGTGCATCTCGCCGTTCTCAACGGCGGACAGGTCACCTATCTCGACAAGATCGAGGGCAGGCATACCCTGCGCATGCATTCGCAGGTCGGCAAGAGTTCACCGGTCTATTGTACGGGCGTGGGCAAGGCGGCGCTGTCCCTGCTGCCGGCCGATGATCTGGCAGAGCTTGCCGCCGGGCTGGATTTTCACCGCTTCACGGACAATACCATCGTCACACCGGAGGCCCTGGTGAAGGATGTGGCGGCCATCCGCATGAACGGTTACGGTTTCGACCTTCAGGAACACGAGATCGGCATTCATTGCGTTGCCGCGCCGGTTCATGCGCCGGGGCGCAATTTCCATGCGGCGATTTCCGTGACCGGTCCCGCCTATCGGGTGGATGCCGAACAGCTTCGCAAATGGGCGCCGCAGGTGCGCGAAACGGCCGACAGAATTTCGGCGGAACTGGCCTGCCGATTATCCCCGGTTGCGGATGGTTGA
- a CDS encoding CmpA/NrtA family ABC transporter substrate-binding protein produces the protein MPERHRVKAGFSPTVDCAVLIVAAEKGFAADEGIELNLVRKQSARAVLTALAGDDVHIAHLPAPVPVGSAVGLDNLPADIVGVFTLSLGGSATTVSHGFYDELYREGLKLPDPAAFGRAMARVCAARRAAGENPPVFAVEDIVSTPFYALRYLLGSCGVLLGRDMEIVEAMPKAMPGLLESGKVDALCTAEPAGSAVVLGGAGRIVTTGALIWHNAPEKILAVKRPWAEENATPLEGLLRALYRAGEWCANSANIEELTGILAAPHYMDENGEFLLPALTGYISTSQRDMRRYPEFFVTSAKAANFPWQSQALWFFSQMLRWGEIPAEGRFDAAMLEAARNAYRPDIFRKAMKPLFVPVPGANLKLEGTLREPVHVGASRTGLVLGPDCFFDGRVFDPETLDMDDEI, from the coding sequence TTGCCGGAACGGCATAGGGTAAAAGCGGGATTTTCTCCGACTGTCGATTGCGCCGTGCTGATAGTCGCTGCCGAAAAAGGCTTTGCTGCCGATGAAGGCATTGAACTGAACCTTGTCCGAAAACAATCCGCGCGCGCTGTCCTGACCGCGCTTGCCGGGGATGACGTTCACATTGCCCATCTGCCCGCTCCGGTGCCGGTCGGTTCAGCCGTCGGTCTCGATAACCTGCCGGCCGACATTGTCGGTGTTTTCACGCTCTCCCTCGGCGGATCGGCAACGACCGTTTCGCACGGTTTTTACGACGAGCTTTATCGTGAGGGCCTGAAGCTGCCGGACCCCGCGGCTTTCGGCCGGGCGATGGCCCGCGTCTGCGCGGCACGCCGGGCGGCGGGTGAAAATCCGCCGGTCTTTGCTGTCGAGGATATTGTCTCCACACCCTTTTATGCGCTGCGTTATCTCCTTGGCAGCTGCGGTGTGCTGCTCGGCCGGGACATGGAGATCGTCGAAGCCATGCCCAAGGCCATGCCGGGATTGCTCGAAAGCGGCAAGGTCGATGCACTCTGTACCGCCGAACCGGCGGGCAGCGCCGTGGTGCTGGGCGGCGCCGGGCGGATTGTCACGACCGGAGCGCTGATCTGGCACAACGCGCCGGAAAAGATACTCGCGGTGAAGCGGCCCTGGGCGGAGGAGAACGCCACCCCGCTGGAGGGGCTGCTTCGCGCGCTCTACCGCGCTGGGGAATGGTGCGCCAATTCAGCCAATATAGAGGAACTCACGGGCATACTCGCCGCTCCCCACTATATGGACGAAAACGGTGAATTCCTGCTGCCGGCGCTGACGGGCTATATCTCCACCTCGCAGAGGGACATGCGGCGCTACCCGGAATTTTTCGTCACCAGCGCGAAGGCAGCCAATTTTCCCTGGCAGAGCCAGGCCCTGTGGTTCTTCAGCCAGATGCTGCGCTGGGGCGAAATTCCCGCCGAAGGCCGGTTCGATGCGGCCATGCTGGAGGCTGCCCGCAATGCTTACCGGCCGGATATCTTCCGCAAGGCGATGAAGCCGCTTTTCGTGCCGGTGCCGGGCGCGAACCTGAAGCTGGAAGGCACGCTCAGGGAACCGGTCCATGTCGGCGCGTCGCGCACGGGCCTCGTCCTCGGCCCGGACTGTTTTTTCGACGGCCGTGTCTTTGATCCCGAGACGCTGGATATGGACGACGAAATCTGA
- a CDS encoding cell wall hydrolase, which produces MRRRSSVSFPGWASKWTSPVVFGLAAWLVFPSLAARADLASLLAGLDNGGEQWRMVLTASPAGSVHNASLTFNDAAGEAALHGGGMTLPDGRKVAFVTNKKGEASTPDSERVNRAAKKGRIVATEIMQPPKAFTAGSVLQRTSMLDIEPLKRKDRTAFVKPKRGKDVELASFYFRRDEKKVDKSVSPMLAELITNRTPDILATAYAPAAPDFARESPFDAILKKPEAGRFVPQISPEDHAWAATPLPAEVFSAAEQQCLASGIYFEARGESVKGQAAVAQVILNRVRNPAYPKTICGVVYQNKDWRNRCQFSFACDNIKDRVNSERHWKMAREVAMATTAGKIWLKEVGSATHYHAVYVRPAWGKSMKKVGRIGLHVFYRTYGGGWS; this is translated from the coding sequence ATGCGTCGTCGGTCCTCCGTGTCCTTTCCGGGGTGGGCGTCAAAATGGACCTCGCCCGTCGTCTTCGGCCTTGCCGCCTGGCTTGTCTTTCCATCCCTCGCCGCGCGTGCCGATCTGGCCTCACTGCTGGCCGGGCTGGACAATGGTGGCGAACAATGGCGCATGGTGCTGACGGCCTCTCCGGCGGGTTCGGTGCACAATGCCTCTCTCACCTTCAACGATGCGGCGGGGGAGGCGGCCCTGCATGGCGGCGGCATGACCCTGCCCGATGGCCGCAAGGTTGCCTTCGTCACCAACAAGAAGGGTGAGGCATCGACGCCGGATAGCGAGCGTGTGAACCGCGCCGCCAAGAAGGGTCGCATCGTTGCGACCGAAATCATGCAGCCGCCGAAGGCTTTCACCGCCGGCTCCGTCCTTCAACGCACCAGCATGCTGGATATAGAGCCGCTGAAGCGCAAGGACCGCACGGCTTTCGTGAAGCCGAAGCGCGGCAAGGATGTTGAACTCGCCTCCTTCTATTTCCGCCGCGATGAAAAGAAGGTGGACAAGAGCGTCTCGCCGATGCTGGCGGAACTCATCACCAACCGGACACCCGACATTCTTGCGACGGCTTACGCGCCAGCCGCACCTGATTTCGCCCGCGAGTCGCCGTTCGACGCCATTCTCAAAAAACCGGAGGCTGGCCGCTTCGTGCCGCAGATCAGCCCGGAAGACCACGCATGGGCCGCGACCCCGCTGCCGGCCGAGGTGTTTTCCGCAGCCGAGCAGCAATGCCTGGCATCCGGCATCTATTTCGAGGCGCGCGGAGAATCGGTCAAGGGACAGGCGGCGGTGGCGCAGGTCATCCTTAACCGCGTACGCAACCCCGCTTACCCCAAAACCATCTGCGGTGTGGTTTACCAGAACAAGGACTGGCGCAACCGCTGCCAGTTTTCCTTCGCCTGCGACAATATCAAGGACCGCGTGAATTCCGAGCGCCACTGGAAAATGGCGCGCGAAGTGGCCATGGCCACCACGGCCGGCAAGATCTGGCTGAAGGAAGTGGGCTCCGCCACCCATTATCATGCCGTTTACGTGCGTCCCGCCTGGGGCAAGTCCATGAAGAAGGTCGGCAGGATCGGTCTGCACGTGTTTTACCGTACCTATGGTGGCGGCTGGAGCTGA
- a CDS encoding 2-dehydro-3-deoxygalactonokinase — MSEPAFIAVDWGTTSFRLWLLSRSGAVLAERRSAEGMTTAMRTGFAEVLQSHLDAIGAPANLPVLVCGMAGARQGWVEAGYIDVPASLSAVLDGAVRVPGQTRDVRILPGLAQRDKAAPDVMRGEETQLLGALASADAGEKLVCMPGTHSKWVTVRGGEVTGFATFMTGELFEVISKQTILSHAVAEADAFTGAHDAFKAAVHDIYANPQLATNRLFTLRSGQLLHGLTATDAKAKLSGTMIGLEIAGAHSNARRDTPVVLIGSGALGALYEGAFTALDIHYTVIDADEAVRRGLLAAANAIWP; from the coding sequence ATGTCTGAACCCGCTTTTATCGCCGTTGACTGGGGCACGACCAGTTTCCGGCTCTGGCTTCTCAGCCGGTCGGGCGCGGTGCTGGCCGAGCGGCGCAGCGCGGAAGGCATGACCACCGCCATGCGCACCGGCTTTGCCGAGGTGCTGCAATCGCATCTCGATGCCATCGGCGCACCGGCAAACCTGCCGGTTCTCGTCTGCGGCATGGCCGGCGCCCGGCAGGGCTGGGTCGAGGCGGGTTATATCGACGTTCCGGCATCGCTTTCGGCGGTTCTGGACGGTGCGGTCCGTGTGCCGGGTCAGACACGGGATGTGCGCATTCTGCCGGGGCTGGCGCAGCGCGATAAAGCCGCACCCGATGTGATGCGCGGCGAGGAAACGCAACTGCTCGGCGCGCTCGCCTCCGCCGATGCCGGCGAAAAGCTGGTCTGCATGCCGGGCACGCATTCCAAGTGGGTGACCGTCCGTGGCGGCGAGGTGACCGGATTTGCCACCTTCATGACCGGCGAACTGTTCGAGGTCATCTCGAAACAGACGATCCTTTCCCACGCGGTGGCCGAAGCGGACGCCTTTACCGGCGCGCACGACGCCTTCAAGGCCGCCGTGCACGACATCTACGCCAATCCGCAACTCGCCACCAATCGCCTGTTCACCCTGCGGTCCGGGCAATTGCTGCACGGCCTCACCGCCACCGATGCGAAGGCCAAGCTTTCCGGCACCATGATCGGGCTGGAAATTGCCGGCGCTCACTCCAACGCGCGGCGGGACACACCTGTCGTGCTGATCGGCTCCGGCGCGCTCGGCGCGCTTTACGAAGGCGCCTTCACCGCCCTTGATATACATTATACGGTCATCGACGCCGACGAGGCCGTGCGGCGCGGATTGCTGGCCGCCGCGAATGCCATCTGGCCATAG